From Bacillus sp. 2205SS5-2:
ATAGGACCAAAATTCTCAATTGCATTTCTATCAATTTTCTCAAACAAGAAAAGATTAACATAATCTATTATTAAGCTATTAATGAACTCTGGGTTCGCTGACTCTTTTACCAAATCAAGGTGCTTATTTTTGCTTTTTCCAATTACAGAGACTTTATTTCCTAAACCTACAAACCAAGGTGAAACATCCTTCAACATACCTGTACCACCTATTATCAAAACGTATTTTCGGGTCATCTTTATCACTCCGACGACTAAGATCCAATCTTTTTATTTAGTGACTTCGGAAAATGTTTGAACTAAAATACAACTTCTGATTTAGTGTAGGATTAATGAAGATTCTGTTCAACGCAATAAAGTATTTTGGTTTAAGTAATTCTATTTTATAAGCTTTCTGGCAAAATAAATCGGAATATGGTTTTCCATAAAACCGCTAACAACTTAATAAAAGCTCACTCAAATTATTGCGATTGACTCAATTTTCAGTAATTGATTATCTCGAAATCAAATCTTCCATAATGCCAACCCGTTAGTTTATGAACTGGAATCCATAATCTAATACATATTTTAACATATATATCTCCTTAGCAACGGAACTTCCATTATGATTCACGAACACCCCCTACCATAATAAATCATCTGTAATCGCTTTTTATCTATTAATATCAGCTATCTTGCTAGCTAAGCAGATGGTTTTGTATCGAGGACAATAGCTCCATCACTTTTTAAGGGTTATTTGGCCGATACATCTAATGGTCTTTATTTTCACTGAAATATGAACCTATTAGAAACAGTTTTATATGAACCTTCACAAATAAGGCTTGAGTGGAAGCTTTTTCAATGCGGTAGCATGAACATACTAAACGTTTCCATATTTACCCAATAAAAAAACAGGGAAGCGTCCCCTGAAAATTTCTAGTTTTAAATGTAGTTTTTCTTCAATTACTAAAGTAGGAAAATAACTACCATATTCGTTAGTTTCGGATTATTTACGATACATGCTAACTGTTCCAATATTTTCATATGTAACAGTTAAGGTTTCCCAACCTTTATGAAATAATAATTCATCAGAGAGCTGACTGCATCGTGTTATCGCTATATCCTCAGGAGTAAACATATCGCTAGAAGCTAGAGTAATAGTTGCTTTTATTTCTCCAGCATCAATTGAAAAATTCACTAAAGTGTCTTCCGCTCCAATAGAATTAAATTCTAGAATTTCTTTCACTACTGCTTCAGTCAATGGTTGAGATGTTTCTTCTTTTATTTTTTTCAGCTCTAAAATTGTAGCTTCCTCGACGATAACATCATGCTTTTCTTGCGGCTCATTATTTTCTTCTACAATATTTTCTTCAGACTCAGTGTTTAATGTAGCATCCACTTCCTCCTCTACTTTTTCATTTGTTGATTGATTCTTATCCAGTGTCTCATTGTTACAAGCAGCTAATAATAATGCTACTATCAAGATAAAAAGTAGTTTTTTCATGTTGCTTCCCTCCCTCCGCATATTATACAGAGAAGGAGAAAACTCTCAACGTTTTATTGTATTCTATTGGCCATAAGAAAAAGCACCCCGTAGGATGACAACACTATTCTTCTCTACCTGATAATTTTAATAATCTTTGGTACACTTCTTTGTTTTGTGGCATTTTAGGGTACTCAATTACTTTTTCCATTTACTGAGCCTGCAAATCAATATTATTTAATAAAATGAGTATCCCTTTTGCTCAGAATTTTGTAAGGATGTACAAATATTTGTACAGATTGCTAACGAAAGCAATACCCTGAATAGTACTTGAAGAATTTAAGTAAGAACAAGTTTATTTAATAGCTTTAATAGAAAGTTTTTCATCTTATCAAACTTGTAGTGCATCTCTTTTTCTCCATGTGTCCATAAAGGTGGTACAGATAAAAATACTCTTATCAAGCCACAATTGAAATCGTAATAGAAATCCCATATCGGAACCACTTTTTTACAGAAATGGTACATGACTCATATTGGATTTGCTTTGTTCAATAAGAGGATACAATTTCGGTTATTTCTATTATTTACTTCAGGAAGTGATCAGTTATTTTGATAGATACTCCTGACAATGTTCAGCTCGATTGCCTAGACTCATGTAGGATAGATTTGAGTTACTTGAGAGAAAGGAAAGGCGCCAGAGGGACTGTCCCCCTGGCGCCCTTTTCACTGTTTCATTATTTCTAATAATCCTTCATCATCCATATTTCGAATGGTTACAATCTTGCCATCGTCATTGAGATTAATTCTTGCAGAAATTGTAGCAGTGTTTTTTTCACCATCTTTTCTGTATTCCACTTTGACTTTATATTCATATGCATTATCTTGAACCTTTTGTATATCAATATTGGTTGGTTGCAATTGATACCCATTTCCATATGCAAATCTTTGAAATAACAAAATGTGATTAGAATTAATCATATCTTCCCAATTCATAACTAAAGGCTTATAGTTTTCTTTTACATATTTTTCTAATTCAGGTGAGGATGCACCATCTTGATCTAGAGCATACTTTAGTTCATCATTAGGTCCTGTGAATTCTTTCTCCAAAAAAATTTGGATGACTTTCACATTCTCATCAATTTCCTTTGGAGAACTACAACCTACAAACACTACAAAAACTGACGATAAAACTAATATTTTCTTGATTAAACCAATGATATTTTTCATAATCCAACCTCCCCTAGTTAAACAACCTTTACGTACAATATGGGTAAAGGTTTCAATTTTCTGAGCCATAGGAAAGGTTCTTCCGGTATGTTATTGCTTATTATTTGGGAGAAATACTTTTTATGGCTAGTTTACCGAGGATGGGCAAAGAGGCTGCGTCCACTTAGTTTATTTCCGCTGTCATCCAGGCATAGCGGATGGTTTTGTTTTGAAAGACGTTAGCTCCATTTTTTTAAAGGGTAATTTGATCGTTCTTCTAATGGAGTATGTTTTCACTGAACTGCGAACCTATTAGGACCAATATTGATAGAGCCAACACAAATTCAGCTTGTGTGATAGCATAAAAGAGCCAGAGGGACTGTCCCCCTGGCTCACCCCTGGCTCACTACCTATTTAAAATCTCATCTATCAAATGCAATTCCTGTGGAGTAAACTCTAGGTTCTTTAATGTTGCTACATTCTCTTCCAATTGACTCACCTTGCTTGCGCCGATTAAACAAGAGGTGACCCTTTTCCCACGTAGAACCCACGCTATTGCCATTTGTGCAAGAGATTGATTTCGTTCTTTGGCTACTTCGTTTAGTTTCTGAGCTTTTTCGATCACTTCCGCCGTGATATCGCCACGATTTAAAAAGCTATTCGCCTTAGAAGCACGTGAATCTGTAGGAACTCCATGTAAATACCGATTAGTTAGTACGCCTTGGGCAAGTGGTACAAACGCAATACTTCCGGCTCCTTCTTCCTGTAGTAAGGTGGTTAATCCATCCTCTACCCAGCGATTCAACATAGAATAGGCAGGCTGATGAATCAGAACTGGCGTGCCTAATTCTCTTAGAATTTGAATGGCTTCTTTGGTTTCTTCCACTCCATAATTGGAAATTCCTACGTACAACGCTTTTCCTTGTTTCACAAGATGATCAAGGGCCATCATCGTTTCTTCCATCGGCGTGTCTGGATCTGGTCTATGATGATAAAAAATATCAACATAATCTAATCCCATTCTCGATAAGCTTTGATCAAGGCTAGAGATTAAATATTTCCTTGACCCCCCATCACCATAGGGTCCTGACCACATTCCATAACCAGCCTTCGTTGAAATAATCAGTTCATCACGATAGCCCGCAAAATCTTTTTGAAGGATTTTTCCGAAGTTTTCTTCTGCCGAACCAGGTGGTGGTCCATAATTATTGGCAAGATCGAAATGAGTAATTCCTAAGTCGAATGCTTTTCGAACTAGTGAACGTCCATTTTCAAATGCATCTTCTCCACCAAAATTATGCCACAATCCAAGCGAAATTGCCGGCAATTTAAGACCGGATTTCCCACAACGATTGTAGATCATCGATTCATACCTTTGTTCATCTGGTACATAACTCATATTTATTCCTCCTCAATATTGTATATATTCTCACCAAGCTAACGGATCTCTTGCCAATTCTTGCTCCCAGACTTGCTCAAGCAGCTTAATATCTTTCGAAGACATAGAAACATTACTTGCTGATATATTCTCCTTTAATTGTTTCACATTTCTTGCTCCTGGAATGACAGTTGAGATAGCTGGATTTGAAAGTATAAATCCTAATGCTACCTGTACAAGAGAGGTATGTTCGCCTGCTAAATGGGCTATTTTCGGTAGCAAGGATGCCCGTCTCTCAATTTGTTCTTTTGACCAGCGACTTCGGATGCCTTCAAAGTGGCTGTTTTCATCATATTTGCCTGACAGCCACCCGGAATCTAAAGGTACTTTGGCGATAAGACCAACCTCTTTCTCTTTTGCGAGTGCAAAAGCTCGAGCAGGTTCCTGATGAAAGATATTATACATAACTTCAATAACTTGACTTTTTGTCGTATTCACTAGCTGAATGAGGTCACGGCTTGAATCCACTGAAGCTCCGTAGGCACGGATTTTCCCTTCATCTTTTAATCTTTCTAACTCCTCGAATTGAGGGCTGTTCTCATTGATACACTCAAAAGGCGGATTATGTAAAAGTAGCACGTCAACATATTCCATCTGAAGACGATGCAGACTCCCTTCAAGTGACGAGCGAATTAGTTTTTCATCAAAATTTTGAAGATTATTGACGTGATGACCAAATTTTGTACTAATCACAACTTGCTCTCTTTTCCCAACTAAAGCTTTCCCTAAAAATTCTTCACTTTTACCCAATCCATAATTTGGGGCAGTGTCAAAGAAACCACACCCAAAGAACAAGGCTTCATGGACTAACGCGACCGCCTCTTGATCCGACATTTGCCCCCAGTCCTTTTGATTTCCGAGTTGCCATGCACCAAATCCAATTTCCGAAACACGAATACCTGTATTCCCTAACGCTCTATTGTTCATGGTACCTCACTTCTTTCTATCGGTTCATTTTCCATGTATCTCATTTTCCCCGCATGCACCAATTCAACAACCATTTACAAATATCGAATCACGAATGACAAGAAGAATCAATTTTGATGAGATTATTTGGCTTTTGCAATTCGTAATATTTTCTGAATGAATGCCTATGTAGTATAGATTATTATTCATAGCATAACGAGCAGAGGAAAGTGAGATCTATTGTGGAAAGCGCTTCCCTATCTATTATAGATGAAAAACGTTGATCGAATCTATTAAAAGCAAGAATAATCCTCAATTCCCACATGCACCTATTCACAATTTATTTACAAATTTTGAATCATGAATGAAATGTAGAACCCATTTTCCATGAGAGCTTTTGACTA
This genomic window contains:
- the mgrA gene encoding L-glyceraldehyde 3-phosphate reductase; the protein is MSYVPDEQRYESMIYNRCGKSGLKLPAISLGLWHNFGGEDAFENGRSLVRKAFDLGITHFDLANNYGPPPGSAEENFGKILQKDFAGYRDELIISTKAGYGMWSGPYGDGGSRKYLISSLDQSLSRMGLDYVDIFYHHRPDPDTPMEETMMALDHLVKQGKALYVGISNYGVEETKEAIQILRELGTPVLIHQPAYSMLNRWVEDGLTTLLQEEGAGSIAFVPLAQGVLTNRYLHGVPTDSRASKANSFLNRGDITAEVIEKAQKLNEVAKERNQSLAQMAIAWVLRGKRVTSCLIGASKVSQLEENVATLKNLEFTPQELHLIDEILNR
- a CDS encoding aldo/keto reductase, whose translation is MNNRALGNTGIRVSEIGFGAWQLGNQKDWGQMSDQEAVALVHEALFFGCGFFDTAPNYGLGKSEEFLGKALVGKREQVVISTKFGHHVNNLQNFDEKLIRSSLEGSLHRLQMEYVDVLLLHNPPFECINENSPQFEELERLKDEGKIRAYGASVDSSRDLIQLVNTTKSQVIEVMYNIFHQEPARAFALAKEKEVGLIAKVPLDSGWLSGKYDENSHFEGIRSRWSKEQIERRASLLPKIAHLAGEHTSLVQVALGFILSNPAISTVIPGARNVKQLKENISASNVSMSSKDIKLLEQVWEQELARDPLAW